In Archaeoglobaceae archaeon, one genomic interval encodes:
- a CDS encoding F420H(2):quinone oxidoreductase: MIELAIALVVIFVAYLMAISSRDAVRLLISLELMFAGVFLAILPLFASIPDTAFAILVVAIFTSGAELLILISAIIILDKLKKGIEIEKISTGGDVE; this comes from the coding sequence ATGATCGAGCTCGCAATTGCACTGGTTGTCATTTTTGTGGCTTATCTAATGGCAATATCTTCCAGAGATGCGGTTAGATTGCTAATAAGCCTCGAGCTTATGTTTGCGGGAGTATTCTTGGCAATTCTGCCATTGTTTGCCTCAATTCCAGACACCGCTTTTGCAATTCTCGTTGTTGCCATCTTTACGAGCGGTGCGGAGCTCTTAATTCTGATCTCTGCAATCATAATCCTTGACAAGCTTAAGAAGGGCATCGAGATCGAGAAAATCTCGACTGGAGGTGATGTTGAATGA